Proteins found in one Colletes latitarsis isolate SP2378_abdomen chromosome 8, iyColLati1, whole genome shotgun sequence genomic segment:
- the LOC143344753 gene encoding dehydrogenase/reductase SDR family protein 7-like → MNQESVKGCTLYIWWLFKLFGFPITIPWLIYHLFDIMQQKRKKAMLSGKVVIITGASSGLGEALAHVFYDCGCKIILISRRKEELERVKSSLMNTHHTIPTHPPIVLPLDITDINSLQSEMGKIIEIHGKVDILINNAGISYRGEVINTNVDVDIKVMLTNYFAQIALAKAVLPFMVKQQSGHIVCISSIQGKISIPYRTAYAASKHALQAWCDGCRAELANQNIKVSVISPGYVQTALSLNALTGSGQVYGVMDKTTQEGYSPEYVANCTLKAILKEKKDVLVSPITPKLAIYLRTLWPSLYFWIMRKRAEKLEKDA, encoded by the exons atGAATCAAGAATCGGTAAAAGGTTGCACATTATATATATGGTGGTTGTTCAAATTATTTGGCTTTCCAATAACTATTCCATGGTTGATATATCATTTATTCGATATCATGcaacaaaaacgaaaaaaagccatgcTCAGTGGAAAG GTTGTAATTATAACTGgggctagttctggattagGAGAAGCTTTAGCTCATGTTTTTTACGATTGTggttgtaaaattattttaatttctagaAGAAAGGAAGAATTGGAAAGAGTAAAAAGttctttgatgaatacacatcac acgATACCTACTCATCCTCCAATAGTTTTACCATTGGATATAACTGATATTAATTCTCTGCAATCTGAAATGGGAAAAATAATTGAGATTCATGGGAAAGttgatattttaataaataatgctGGTATTTCTTATAGAGGGGAAGTTATTAATACTAATGTAGATGTGGATATAAAAGTTATGCTTACAAATTATTTTGCACAAATAGCATTAGCAAAAG CTGTTCTTCCATTTATGGTGAAACAACAATCTGGTCACATAGTGTGTATAAGTAGTATACAAGGAAAAATTTCTATTCCATACAG AACTGCATATGCTGCATCTAAACATGCATTACAAGCATGGTGTGATGGATGTAGAGCAGAACTAGCAAATCAAAATATAAAAGTTAGTGTTATAAGTCCTGGTTATGTACAAACTGCTCTTTCTCTTAATGCATTAACAGGAAGTGGGCAAGTTTATGGAG TCATGGACAAAACAACACAAGAGGGTTACTCTCCAGAATATGTAGCAAATTGTACTTTAAAAGCAATATTAAAAGAGAAAAAAGATGTATTAGTATCTCCAATAACACCAAAACTTGCAATATATTTACGAACTTTATGGCCATCTCTTTATTTCTGGATA